In a genomic window of Nostoc sp. UHCC 0870:
- a CDS encoding ChaB family protein, translated as MPEVYQAERTISVIFKEQKQVDDVIRRLLDRGVPRDHISIMGRNFESETRITGFITKKDVILGGLRTGAIFGSLFGSFLSLLTGVGVLFIPFVGPIVAAGPISALLLGAASGAIAGSAGAGLVSVLTTLGMSEDKAAIYQTRLQAGEFLLMVEVPSDRAGEFQLLLESAGAEEIHTIDKTLNHPCPGPCNSPEDLSPEVRSHLSSEAQKTFIQRYNAVLNETSDEFTSEQAAWADVHQKFDEDENGVWSKAKVGV; from the coding sequence ATGCCAGAAGTTTATCAAGCAGAACGGACAATTTCCGTCATATTTAAAGAACAGAAGCAAGTTGATGATGTAATTCGACGTTTATTAGATAGAGGTGTACCCAGAGACCATATTTCGATTATGGGTAGAAACTTCGAGTCAGAGACTCGGATTACAGGATTCATCACTAAAAAAGATGTAATTCTGGGAGGTTTAAGAACAGGGGCAATTTTTGGTTCTTTGTTTGGGTCATTTCTTAGCCTGCTAACGGGTGTCGGCGTACTGTTTATTCCCTTCGTCGGCCCAATTGTCGCAGCCGGCCCCATTAGTGCTTTGTTGTTAGGGGCTGCTAGTGGTGCGATCGCAGGTAGTGCTGGTGCTGGGTTAGTATCTGTCTTGACTACCTTGGGAATGTCTGAAGATAAAGCCGCTATCTACCAAACCCGTCTACAAGCGGGAGAATTTTTACTCATGGTAGAAGTTCCCAGCGATCGCGCTGGTGAGTTTCAGCTACTACTCGAAAGTGCTGGTGCGGAAGAAATTCATACTATTGACAAAACTTTAAATCATCCCTGTCCAGGGCCTTGCAACAGTCCAGAAGACTTGTCTCCTGAAGTCCGTTCTCATCTTTCATCAGAAGCACAAAAAACATTTATTCAACGCTACAATGCAGTGTTAAATGAAACCAGCGATGAGTTTACATCTGAACAAGCAGCTTGGGCGGATGTTCATCAAAAATTTGATGAAGACGAAAACGGTGTTTGGTCAAAAGCTAAAGTTGGTGTTTAA
- a CDS encoding glycosyltransferase family 4 protein, translating into MLKVLHIITQLVLGGAQDNTLITIAKHDRSKFHVHLASAPHGLWLERSKKVADVFYPISHLVNPISPLQDIIALIEIIRLLRREKFDIIHTHSSKAGILGRWAGRLAGIPVIVHTVHGFSFHDFMPTWKKQLYIFLERISRSCGDFYITVSELNRQEAVQLKFFKLDNSITIYSGIDFKKLDREVDLTLVKHQIGIPDKWQTIVSVGRLDAQKAPHFLIDAFAQVLSYYPETVLLLVGDGELRQELEAQVNRLNITSKVYFLGSREDVPEILKIADIFALSSLWEGLGRAMTEAMLVGKPVVVPAIYGIPEIVHHQETGLLFEAKNVEQLATHLVYLLQHPEERDRLGQNAKNLTRKLFDGDAMVRQIEEVYEKLLQEKIH; encoded by the coding sequence ATGCTCAAAGTTCTACACATTATTACACAGCTAGTTTTGGGTGGCGCACAAGATAATACACTTATTACGATAGCTAAACATGACCGTTCAAAATTTCATGTTCATTTAGCTTCTGCTCCACATGGCTTATGGTTAGAACGTAGCAAAAAAGTAGCTGATGTTTTTTATCCAATTTCTCATTTAGTAAATCCTATCTCGCCTCTTCAAGATATTATTGCCCTGATAGAAATTATTAGATTACTACGTCGAGAAAAATTTGACATTATCCATACCCATAGTTCCAAAGCAGGTATTTTAGGGCGTTGGGCAGGAAGGCTTGCAGGAATTCCTGTTATAGTTCACACTGTTCATGGTTTTTCTTTCCATGATTTTATGCCAACTTGGAAAAAGCAACTCTATATATTTCTGGAACGAATTAGCCGTTCATGTGGTGATTTTTATATAACTGTGAGTGAACTTAATAGACAAGAGGCAGTTCAACTTAAATTTTTCAAATTGGATAATTCAATAACTATTTACAGTGGCATTGATTTTAAGAAACTTGATCGAGAGGTCGATCTAACTTTAGTTAAACATCAAATAGGAATTCCAGACAAATGGCAAACGATTGTCTCAGTCGGAAGATTGGATGCACAAAAAGCCCCTCATTTTTTGATTGACGCATTTGCTCAAGTGCTTAGTTACTATCCTGAAACTGTTCTTTTATTAGTTGGAGATGGCGAACTACGGCAGGAATTAGAAGCCCAAGTAAATAGATTAAATATTACGAGCAAAGTATACTTCCTTGGTTCACGAGAAGACGTACCAGAAATTCTTAAAATCGCTGATATTTTTGCCCTATCATCCCTATGGGAAGGACTAGGCAGAGCAATGACTGAAGCTATGCTAGTTGGTAAACCAGTGGTTGTACCTGCAATATATGGAATTCCAGAAATTGTTCATCATCAAGAAACTGGACTGCTCTTTGAGGCTAAAAATGTAGAACAATTAGCAACCCACTTAGTTTATTTACTTCAGCACCCGGAAGAACGCGATCGCTTGGGACAAAATGCCAAAAACCTGACGAGAAAACTTTTTGATGGAGATGCTATGGTAAGGCAGATTGAAGAAGTTTATGAAAAATTACTACAGGAAAAAATACATTAA